Within the Borrelia parkeri genome, the region TATTTTGCAAGAAGATAAAGTTTTACCTGTTTTAGCACAAAATGGAAATTCAGGCAATATTCAGCTTAAGAGTTTTGATAATATTGGAGATGATTCTTTTTTTATTCCCTCTTTAGTTGTGAAGTTGGTCAATACATCTTCTTGTTCTGTACAAGAGAAAGAGTATAATTTGCTGACTCTAGATTTTTTATCTCCTATGCCAGAAGAGGTTGCAGTTAAGATTGGCAAACTGCTTGATTTAAAGCTTGGACAGAATCAAAGAATACATGAGCGTATTATTATTGATAAAGATTCGCTTAGAAAGCTTAATCTTAGTTCTGATAAAGCTTTTATTGAAGTTCAGGGTGTTAAGCATAAATGCTTGATTAAAGACCTTTCTTATGGAGGTGCACTTTTAATATCTTATTTTGATTATGAGGAAATGGATGAAAGTAATGCTGATTTAACTTTAAGTTTTGATATTGCAGACAAGGAAGTATCTATTGTGGGCAAGGCAAAAAATTTGAGTGTTATTCAAACTCCTAATGGAAAAGTTTTAGCTTTAGGCATTGCATTCTGCGAGGAAAAGATTCCCCTTGACTATACCATGTTAATTCATGATTATTTTAATTAGAGGATTTATGCTTAAAAATATTGTTTATATTTCTCTTCCAGAAGATTTTACAAGTCAAATTAAAGATTTTATATTTGATCCTAAGGTACTCTTACCCGTTGAGGTTGATGATGTTGAGCATTTTTCTCAAGATGAACTTAATTTTGAGGCTATTATGTCCGCGATTCTTAAGATTTCGGCTTATGATCAAGGTAATGTGAATTTTGCTTATTATAAAAAGCTTCTTTTAGCTTTAAATCCTAATATTGTCAATACGCTTATTCATGTTGGACTTACTAAAGTTGATGAGGGAGATTATAATTTGGCTCTTGAAATTTTTTTGGCATTAAAAGGTATTGATAATGAAAATGAAGTTCTTCTTTTTAATTTGGCATTATTGTATGAGAAGATGGCTGAAAACTTCTTAAGGGTTGATCAAAACATGCATGCTATGACTAGTAATCAAAATGCTTTAGAGATTTATGAAAAACTTTTAGAATTTGAGAGTCCCAATGAAAATGTGTTTGCAAATGCTGGCTTTTTTTTTGTTAAGCAATATAAATTGGACAGGGCTCAAGAGTTGCTTAAGCATTATTTAAAAATTTCTAATAATTTAAGATTAAAAAATAAGGTAAGTGAAGTATTAAATGCTATAGGAGTTCATAAAAGTTTAGCTTTAAATCTTGAGAGAATATATGAT harbors:
- the plzA gene encoding c-di-GMP-binding receptor PlzA, yielding MFLSRKIKDYEAKYRGKEIKMSTEINSFLNIKNSVEIRVGNYEAYGVIYSISMNAIKVILQEDKVLPVLAQNGNSGNIQLKSFDNIGDDSFFIPSLVVKLVNTSSCSVQEKEYNLLTLDFLSPMPEEVAVKIGKLLDLKLGQNQRIHERIIIDKDSLRKLNLSSDKAFIEVQGVKHKCLIKDLSYGGALLISYFDYEEMDESNADLTLSFDIADKEVSIVGKAKNLSVIQTPNGKVLALGIAFCEEKIPLDYTMLIHDYFN
- a CDS encoding tetratricopeptide repeat protein; this encodes MLKNIVYISLPEDFTSQIKDFIFDPKVLLPVEVDDVEHFSQDELNFEAIMSAILKISAYDQGNVNFAYYKKLLLALNPNIVNTLIHVGLTKVDEGDYNLALEIFLALKGIDNENEVLLFNLALLYEKMAENFLRVDQNMHAMTSNQNALEIYEKLLEFESPNENVFANAGFFFVKQYKLDRAQELLKHYLKISNNLRLKNKVSEVLNAIGVHKSLALNLERIYDLIILSREDEAISKLVKLLEYHKDSWNAWFLLGWGYRRKGFYSEAKDAFLKVLSLDSKNADAMNELAICFMELLEFDDGLKYLLRALKLEPDNIKIVSNLGILYLKMGRKKEAREYFEIVLEYDSSDPIALKYLELLSSEF